In the genome of Polaribacter sp. MED152, one region contains:
- the argC gene encoding N-acetyl-gamma-glutamyl-phosphate reductase: MLEVGIIGGAGYTAGELIRLLLNHPKTNINFVFSTSNAGNKLYKVHQDLIGATEISFSSEINADVDVLFLCLGHGNSTAFLQKNSFSKNTKIIDLSNDFRLLDDKNFEGKEFVYGLPELNKKAIQSTNYIANPGCFATALQLAILPLASHGLLKNDVHINAVTGATGAGTSLTATTHFTWRDNNFSHYKAFNHQHLGEINQTVHQLQSDFKSEINFMPNRGDFSRGIFATTYTKCDEPLEEVIKMYEAYYKDAAFTFVTNQNLFLKQVVNTNNCFIQLEKHGEKLLITSMIDNLLKGASGQAIQNMNLMYGFQEDTGLKLKANYF, encoded by the coding sequence ATGTTAGAAGTAGGTATAATTGGTGGTGCAGGTTACACAGCAGGTGAATTAATACGTTTATTATTAAATCACCCAAAAACAAATATCAATTTTGTGTTTAGTACTTCTAATGCTGGCAATAAATTGTATAAAGTTCATCAAGATTTAATAGGAGCTACAGAAATTAGTTTTTCAAGCGAAATAAATGCTGATGTAGATGTATTGTTTCTTTGCTTAGGACATGGAAATTCAACTGCTTTTTTACAAAAAAACAGCTTTTCAAAAAATACAAAAATTATAGATTTAAGTAATGATTTTAGATTACTTGACGATAAAAATTTTGAGGGTAAAGAGTTTGTTTATGGTTTGCCTGAGTTAAACAAAAAAGCAATTCAATCTACTAATTACATTGCGAATCCCGGTTGTTTTGCTACAGCTTTACAGTTGGCTATTTTACCTTTAGCTTCTCATGGATTATTAAAAAATGATGTTCATATTAATGCTGTAACTGGTGCAACTGGTGCAGGAACGTCATTAACTGCAACTACGCATTTTACTTGGAGAGACAATAATTTTTCCCATTACAAAGCATTTAATCATCAGCATTTAGGCGAAATAAACCAAACAGTTCATCAGTTACAATCTGATTTTAAAAGTGAGATAAATTTTATGCCAAATAGAGGCGATTTCTCAAGAGGAATTTTTGCGACTACATACACAAAATGTGATGAACCTCTAGAGGAAGTCATAAAAATGTATGAAGCGTACTATAAAGATGCTGCCTTTACATTTGTTACCAACCAAAATTTATTTTTAAAACAAGTGGTGAATACCAACAATTGTTTTATTCAACTAGAAAAACATGGTGAAAAATTATTAATCACTAGTATGATAGATAATTTATTAAAAGGAGCTTCTGGTCAAGCCATTCAAAACATGAATTTGATGTATGGTTTTCAAGAAGATACAGGTTTAAAATTAAAGGCAAATTATTTTTAA
- a CDS encoding 2TM domain-containing protein produces MDNKFIQEQNYMRAKKRVKAIKGFYIHAIVYVLVNIFLSGIIIFGLLQSNYSITDAFSNFGVYSTWIFWGIGIFFHWMGVFGFKSLGFDKNWEERKIQAYLEKEEEKRRF; encoded by the coding sequence ATGGACAATAAATTTATTCAAGAGCAAAACTACATGAGAGCTAAAAAACGAGTTAAAGCCATTAAAGGGTTTTACATTCATGCTATAGTCTATGTACTTGTAAATATATTTTTAAGTGGTATAATTATTTTTGGTTTACTGCAAAGTAATTATTCAATAACAGATGCATTTTCTAATTTTGGTGTATATTCAACTTGGATTTTCTGGGGAATTGGAATCTTCTTTCATTGGATGGGAGTTTTCGGTTTTAAATCTTTAGGGTTTGATAAAAACTGGGAAGAAAGAAAAATACAAGCTTATTTAGAAAAAGAAGAAGAAAAAAGAAGATTTTAG
- the proC gene encoding pyrroline-5-carboxylate reductase has product MKIAIIGTGNLGKSIAKGLITNNAITSLYLTKRNIEGLAEFDGYSNVFLTIDNITAVKNSDILIFAVQPAHFENILKDIKPHLTEKHVVISTITGFLIPQIEEEIGADKYIIRAMPNTAIAVGKSMTCLCSNTQGEKRIPIAEAIFNRLGHSLSIPESQMQAATVVCASGIAFWMRLIRATTQAAIQLGFDAKEAQELAMFTSEGAANLLITNGNHPEEEIDRVTTPKGCTIEGLNEMEHKGLSSSLIQGMVASFNKINNIKKEQI; this is encoded by the coding sequence ATGAAAATAGCAATTATAGGTACAGGGAATTTAGGTAAATCAATTGCCAAAGGTTTAATCACCAACAATGCAATTACATCTTTATACTTAACCAAAAGAAATATTGAAGGACTTGCTGAATTTGATGGATATTCAAACGTCTTTTTAACCATAGACAATATAACTGCAGTAAAAAATTCTGATATATTGATTTTTGCAGTGCAACCTGCACATTTTGAAAATATTCTAAAAGATATTAAACCTCATTTAACAGAAAAGCATGTTGTAATTTCTACGATAACCGGTTTCTTAATTCCGCAAATTGAAGAAGAAATTGGTGCAGATAAATATATAATACGTGCCATGCCAAATACAGCCATTGCTGTTGGTAAGTCTATGACCTGTTTATGTAGCAATACACAAGGAGAAAAAAGAATACCAATTGCAGAAGCTATTTTTAATAGATTAGGCCATTCTTTAAGTATACCAGAATCTCAAATGCAAGCTGCAACTGTAGTTTGTGCAAGTGGAATTGCATTTTGGATGCGTTTAATTCGTGCTACAACTCAAGCAGCTATACAATTAGGTTTTGATGCAAAAGAGGCACAAGAATTAGCCATGTTTACCAGTGAAGGTGCAGCCAATTTATTGATAACAAATGGCAATCATCCTGAAGAAGAAATTGATAGAGTAACAACACCTAAAGGTTGTACTATAGAAGGATTGAATGAAATGGAACATAAAGGTTTAAGCTCTTCATTAATTCAAGGTATGGTTGCATCTTTCAATAAAATTAACAATATTAAAAAAGAACAAATATGA
- a CDS encoding spheroidene monooxygenase, which translates to MRTSLIIVKYYPIFAIFGFLSMAIFRIPLFFNKNIQFYKLMGTGKNGTFDKIPDLSQWAILVTFEGDLNLKSQFGSFILKWFDLFCKRQTIYFLKPIEGHGLWDKKKVFGNLPATTDYEGVIAVLTRATIRLNKLRYFWKNVAPIASQMATAEGFVNSYGVGEIPWIKQATFSVWESKAMMKNFAYKMPQHKAVIKKTRKQKWYSEDMFTRFTILQKIEK; encoded by the coding sequence TTGAGAACAAGTTTAATCATTGTAAAATACTACCCAATTTTTGCCATTTTTGGATTTTTATCGATGGCGATTTTTAGAATTCCATTATTTTTTAATAAAAACATCCAATTTTATAAATTAATGGGTACTGGTAAAAATGGCACCTTTGATAAAATTCCAGATTTATCTCAATGGGCTATTTTAGTAACTTTCGAAGGTGATTTGAATTTAAAATCCCAATTTGGAAGCTTCATTTTAAAATGGTTTGATTTATTCTGTAAAAGGCAAACCATCTATTTCTTAAAACCAATTGAAGGTCATGGTTTATGGGATAAGAAAAAGGTTTTTGGCAATTTACCAGCAACTACAGATTATGAAGGTGTAATAGCTGTGTTAACTAGAGCCACAATTCGCCTAAACAAATTACGTTATTTTTGGAAAAATGTAGCTCCAATTGCATCGCAAATGGCTACTGCAGAAGGATTTGTAAATTCTTACGGAGTTGGCGAAATTCCTTGGATTAAACAAGCAACTTTTAGTGTTTGGGAATCAAAAGCAATGATGAAAAATTTTGCTTACAAAATGCCACAACATAAAGCTGTTATCAAAAAAACTAGAAAACAAAAATGGTATAGTGAAGATATGTTTACACGTTTTACTATTCTGCAAAAAATTGAAAAATAA
- a CDS encoding DUF2141 domain-containing protein: MKLVVSLLFATVMFISTTITAQTKTITVTIENISSDEGKVGFALYNKDNFMKEPVQAKNAKIVNGKTEIDFENITPGEYAVICYHDKNDNDKMDFSEYRMPLEDYGVSNNNMSFGPPNYENAKFVVADKNVSLIIKF, translated from the coding sequence ATGAAACTTGTAGTATCACTTTTATTCGCAACTGTAATGTTTATTTCAACTACAATTACAGCTCAAACAAAAACAATTACAGTAACTATAGAAAATATTTCTTCAGATGAAGGTAAAGTTGGTTTTGCATTATACAATAAAGACAATTTTATGAAAGAGCCAGTACAAGCTAAAAATGCCAAGATTGTAAATGGTAAAACAGAAATTGATTTTGAAAACATTACACCTGGAGAATATGCAGTTATTTGTTACCATGATAAAAATGATAATGACAAAATGGACTTTTCAGAATACAGAATGCCATTAGAAGATTATGGAGTTTCTAATAACAATATGAGTTTTGGACCTCCAAATTATGAAAACGCTAAGTTTGTAGTTGCTGATAAAAATGTATCTTTAATTATAAAATTTTAG
- a CDS encoding N-acetylornithine carbamoyltransferase: MKKYTSINDISDINDWIAEAKELKANPLQNIEIGKNKTLGLLFFNSSLRTRLSTQKAALNLGMEPIVMNVSGDAWGIEFEDGTVMNGSTAEHIKEAAAVVSQYCDVIAVRAFPSLTDKQKDESEQVLSAFVKHASVPIISMESATGHPLQGLTDAITISENCKKKKVKVVLSWAPHIKPLPHAVANSFTQAMQKMDVEFVIANPKGYNLNKEITKDTPIYHNQEEAFKNADFVYAKNWSSYESYGEILDVDDNWTITKDKIGDAKFMHCLPVRRNVVVEDAVLDSDNSLVIKQANNRTYAAQLVLKKILENV, from the coding sequence ATGAAAAAGTACACTTCTATAAATGATATTTCAGATATCAATGATTGGATAGCTGAAGCCAAAGAATTAAAAGCAAATCCGCTTCAAAATATCGAAATTGGTAAAAATAAAACCTTAGGATTATTATTTTTTAATTCGAGTTTAAGAACTAGACTCAGCACTCAAAAAGCTGCATTAAATTTAGGTATGGAGCCTATAGTGATGAATGTTTCTGGTGATGCTTGGGGCATTGAATTTGAAGATGGTACAGTTATGAATGGTTCTACAGCTGAGCACATAAAAGAGGCTGCTGCTGTTGTTTCTCAATATTGTGATGTAATTGCTGTAAGAGCTTTTCCAAGTTTAACAGACAAACAAAAAGATGAATCTGAACAAGTTTTAAGCGCATTTGTAAAACATGCTTCAGTGCCTATTATAAGTATGGAAAGCGCTACAGGTCATCCTTTACAAGGCTTAACAGATGCAATAACCATATCTGAAAATTGCAAGAAGAAAAAGGTAAAAGTGGTTTTAAGTTGGGCACCTCATATAAAACCTTTGCCACATGCAGTAGCGAATAGTTTTACACAAGCTATGCAAAAAATGGATGTTGAATTTGTTATTGCAAATCCTAAAGGATATAATCTTAACAAAGAAATTACAAAGGACACACCTATTTATCACAATCAAGAAGAAGCTTTTAAAAATGCTGATTTTGTTTACGCTAAAAATTGGAGTTCTTATGAATCTTATGGAGAAATTTTAGATGTTGATGATAATTGGACCATCACCAAAGACAAAATTGGTGATGCAAAATTTATGCACTGCTTACCTGTAAGAAGAAACGTAGTAGTAGAAGATGCTGTTTTAGATTCCGATAATTCTTTAGTTATAAAACAGGCAAACAATAGAACCTATGCAGCACAATTGGTGCTGAAAAAAATATTAGAGAATGTCTAG
- a CDS encoding 2TM domain-containing protein gives MEREYTQEQKYILARKRIEKIGKFYKHLAVYLIVNTFLSAIFIVGDMNDGDTFSQAFYNYHNYKIWFYWGIGIAFQAINTFGISLLFNKEWEQRKVQQYLDEQNKNF, from the coding sequence ATGGAAAGAGAATACACACAAGAACAAAAGTATATTTTGGCTCGTAAACGTATAGAAAAAATAGGTAAATTCTATAAGCATTTAGCGGTTTATCTTATTGTAAACACATTTTTATCGGCAATATTTATAGTTGGTGATATGAATGATGGGGACACATTTAGCCAAGCATTTTACAATTATCATAATTACAAAATTTGGTTTTATTGGGGAATTGGTATTGCCTTTCAAGCAATTAATACTTTTGGCATTAGCTTGTTGTTCAACAAAGAATGGGAGCAAAGAAAAGTACAGCAATATTTAGATGAACAAAATAAAAACTTTTAA
- a CDS encoding 2TM domain-containing protein, which yields MNTNSRIVRSNIKEGVSVSLKITIIFAVVFTLINQNFSILNIAYTFLISAMYSFGLGFAQGVINHALSKKWSWVEDTNTRVWAGIVSTILYTIPVVLLIDYVNFIIINENNPDYFFSGNYLLMHIFYIILSFGVSAFLHARGFMIAWKKSVKQESTKQQIVAKTETAKFESLKNQLDPHFLFNSLNVLTSLIGENPYQAEKFTTKLSKVYRYVLEQRNKDLVPISEELKFAKTYMQLLEMRFEEAVKFNIPEDVKDPALKIVPLSLQLLLENAVKHNVVSPSKPLTITIYQEGSFLIIENNINPKEAIGKSTKVGLQNIADRYGLLTKKGVRIENYNKTFKVSLPLLYKMNEIMFTEDLENSKYVKAVERVEKLKEFYQNLASYCLVIPFLIFINLRFSPGFYWFWFPAFGWGIGLLFHFLEVNNYNIFLGRNWEERKIKEMMDKENQQKRLR from the coding sequence ATGAATACAAATAGCAGAATAGTAAGAAGCAATATAAAAGAAGGTGTTTCTGTAAGTTTAAAAATTACTATCATTTTTGCAGTAGTTTTTACTTTAATCAACCAAAATTTTAGCATATTAAATATTGCTTACACCTTTTTGATTTCTGCTATGTATTCTTTTGGATTAGGTTTTGCACAAGGTGTAATTAATCACGCTCTTAGTAAAAAATGGTCTTGGGTAGAGGATACAAATACCAGAGTTTGGGCAGGTATAGTTTCTACGATACTATATACAATTCCTGTAGTTCTTTTAATTGATTATGTGAATTTTATAATCATCAATGAAAATAATCCCGATTATTTTTTTAGTGGTAATTACTTATTGATGCACATTTTCTACATCATTTTATCTTTTGGAGTATCAGCATTTTTGCATGCTAGAGGATTTATGATTGCATGGAAAAAATCGGTAAAACAAGAAAGTACCAAACAACAAATTGTAGCCAAAACAGAAACTGCAAAGTTTGAGTCACTAAAAAATCAATTAGATCCACATTTTTTATTTAATAGTTTAAATGTATTAACCAGTTTAATTGGCGAGAATCCATATCAAGCAGAAAAATTTACCACAAAACTATCTAAGGTTTATAGATATGTTTTAGAGCAAAGAAATAAAGATTTAGTACCAATTTCTGAAGAATTGAAGTTTGCTAAAACCTATATGCAATTGCTAGAAATGCGATTTGAAGAGGCTGTGAAGTTTAATATTCCAGAAGATGTTAAAGATCCAGCATTAAAGATTGTGCCTTTATCTTTACAACTATTGTTAGAGAATGCAGTAAAACACAATGTGGTTTCACCTTCTAAACCATTAACCATAACTATATATCAAGAAGGTAGTTTTTTAATTATAGAAAATAACATTAACCCAAAAGAAGCAATAGGTAAAAGCACCAAAGTAGGCTTACAAAATATTGCAGATAGGTATGGTTTATTAACCAAAAAGGGGGTTAGAATAGAAAATTACAATAAAACATTTAAGGTGAGTTTACCTCTCTTATATAAAATGAACGAAATTATGTTTACAGAAGATTTAGAAAATAGCAAATACGTAAAAGCAGTAGAAAGAGTAGAAAAATTAAAAGAATTTTATCAAAATTTGGCTTCATACTGTTTAGTAATACCATTTTTAATATTTATCAATTTAAGATTCTCGCCAGGTTTTTACTGGTTTTGGTTTCCAGCTTTTGGATGGGGAATAGGCTTATTATTCCACTTCTTAGAAGTAAATAACTATAATATATTCTTAGGGAGAAATTGGGAAGAAAGAAAGATTAAAGAAATGATGGATAAAGAAAATCAACAAAAAAGATTAAGATAA
- a CDS encoding GNAT family N-acetyltransferase: MQIVIANKSHIIYANIICETIAEAAKVRGTGIAKRKPEYVAKKMENGNAVIALDGDNFAGFCYIEQWGHGKFVANSGLIVHPNYRNIGLAKQIKEVIFKHSRTKFPDAKVFSITTGLAVMKLNSDLGYKPVTFSELTDDQTFWNGCQTCKNFDILTRTERKMCLCTGMLFDPKNQDESESKEVKENVFKRLKSMKQNLFLKKDKK, encoded by the coding sequence ATGCAAATTGTTATTGCAAATAAATCGCATATTATTTATGCCAACATCATCTGCGAAACTATAGCTGAAGCTGCTAAAGTTAGAGGTACAGGTATTGCTAAAAGAAAACCTGAATATGTTGCCAAAAAAATGGAAAATGGTAATGCTGTTATCGCTTTAGATGGCGATAATTTTGCTGGCTTTTGTTACATAGAACAATGGGGTCATGGAAAATTTGTAGCCAATTCTGGTTTAATTGTTCATCCTAATTATAGAAATATTGGTTTAGCAAAACAGATTAAAGAAGTCATTTTTAAACATTCTAGAACCAAGTTTCCAGATGCAAAAGTATTTAGCATAACAACTGGTCTAGCTGTTATGAAATTAAATAGCGATTTAGGTTACAAACCAGTAACCTTTTCTGAATTAACAGATGATCAAACCTTTTGGAATGGCTGCCAAACCTGCAAGAACTTCGATATTTTAACAAGAACAGAAAGAAAAATGTGTTTGTGTACAGGAATGCTTTTTGATCCTAAAAATCAAGATGAATCAGAATCAAAAGAGGTTAAAGAAAACGTATTTAAAAGATTAAAATCAATGAAACAAAATCTGTTTCTAAAAAAAGATAAAAAATGA
- a CDS encoding 2TM domain-containing protein, which yields MNIESNNHKLRLKAAKRVEEIKGFYTHLVATFIIPPFLVFINLQTAPQFHWFWIAIAAWFVGLIIHWFYVFGSAQFLDEWEAKKLNEVLEDHEDKSEFIQEQYYLKTKKKVNEIKGFYVHFGVSILAVFIIVLVNLQFVPDFYFFWYAVAGICIALFFHWFGVFGFDKLGFGKNWEEKKIQEFINKMS from the coding sequence ATGAATATCGAATCAAACAACCATAAGCTTAGACTAAAGGCAGCAAAAAGAGTAGAGGAGATTAAAGGTTTCTATACGCATTTAGTGGCTACATTTATTATTCCGCCTTTTTTAGTGTTTATCAATTTACAAACAGCACCTCAATTTCACTGGTTTTGGATTGCAATAGCAGCTTGGTTTGTAGGCTTAATTATACATTGGTTTTATGTATTTGGTTCTGCACAATTTTTAGATGAATGGGAAGCTAAGAAACTAAATGAAGTTTTAGAAGATCATGAAGATAAATCAGAATTTATTCAAGAACAGTATTATTTAAAAACCAAAAAGAAGGTCAATGAAATAAAAGGTTTTTATGTACATTTTGGAGTTTCTATTCTTGCAGTATTTATTATAGTGCTAGTTAATTTACAATTTGTGCCCGATTTTTATTTCTTTTGGTATGCTGTTGCTGGTATTTGTATTGCTTTATTCTTTCATTGGTTTGGTGTATTTGGATTTGATAAATTAGGTTTTGGTAAAAACTGGGAAGAAAAAAAGATTCAAGAATTTATAAATAAAATGAGTTAA
- a CDS encoding argininosuccinate synthase encodes MKKLVIAYSGGLDTSYCAVSLSKEFEVHAVSVNTGGFTENEVKNIERNAYKMGVTTYKNIDAVATFYNKVVKYLIFGNVLKNATYPLSVSAERIIQAIEIIEYAKSINAEYIAHGSTGAGNDQVRFDMIFQTLAPGIKIITPIRDQKLSRQEEIDYLKAEGIDMNWEKSKYSVNKGLWGTSVGGVETLESEKPLPSEAYPSQLIKEGEEKVTLTFKNGEFVALNNQENAPEVNIEKLNEIASKYAIGRDIHVGDTIVGTKGRVGFEAAAALIVVKAHHLLEKHTLTKWQLQHKEYLSSFYGMHLHEGQYLDPVMRDTEAFLQSSQKMVSGNVVVTLKPYHFTLDGIVSKHDLMSSKFSTYGEENKAWSADDAKGFIKILGNQNKIYQQVNS; translated from the coding sequence ATGAAAAAATTAGTTATTGCTTACAGTGGTGGTTTAGACACTTCTTATTGTGCTGTAAGTTTATCGAAAGAATTCGAAGTACATGCAGTAAGTGTAAATACAGGTGGTTTTACTGAAAATGAAGTTAAAAATATAGAGCGTAATGCTTATAAAATGGGGGTTACTACTTATAAAAATATAGATGCTGTAGCTACCTTTTACAATAAGGTTGTAAAATATTTAATTTTTGGTAATGTATTAAAAAATGCTACTTACCCACTTTCTGTGAGTGCTGAAAGAATTATACAAGCTATAGAAATCATTGAATATGCTAAAAGTATAAATGCAGAATATATTGCTCATGGAAGTACAGGTGCAGGAAATGACCAAGTTCGTTTTGATATGATTTTTCAAACGCTTGCTCCAGGAATTAAAATTATTACACCAATCAGAGATCAAAAATTATCTAGACAAGAAGAAATTGATTATCTAAAAGCTGAGGGCATAGATATGAATTGGGAGAAATCAAAATACTCTGTAAACAAAGGTCTTTGGGGAACTAGTGTTGGTGGTGTAGAAACTTTAGAATCAGAAAAACCATTACCTAGTGAGGCTTATCCTTCTCAATTGATAAAAGAAGGTGAAGAAAAAGTTACATTGACTTTTAAAAATGGAGAGTTTGTTGCTTTAAATAATCAAGAAAATGCTCCTGAGGTAAATATCGAAAAGTTAAATGAAATTGCTTCTAAATACGCAATTGGTAGAGATATTCATGTTGGAGATACAATTGTTGGTACTAAAGGTAGAGTTGGTTTTGAGGCAGCTGCTGCACTAATTGTGGTAAAAGCTCATCATTTATTAGAGAAACACACCCTTACCAAATGGCAATTACAACATAAGGAATATCTGTCTAGTTTTTACGGAATGCACTTGCATGAAGGACAATATTTAGACCCTGTAATGAGAGATACTGAAGCCTTTTTGCAAAGTTCTCAAAAAATGGTTTCTGGTAATGTAGTTGTTACTTTAAAACCTTATCACTTTACACTAGATGGTATCGTTTCTAAACACGATTTAATGTCAAGTAAGTTCAGTACTTATGGTGAAGAGAATAAAGCTTGGTCTGCAGATGATGCAAAAGGTTTTATTAAGATTCTTGGTAATCAAAACAAAATATATCAACAAGTAAACTCATAA
- a CDS encoding LytTR family DNA-binding domain-containing protein: protein MNVLIIEDEKPAARRLSRMLAELGIEVQQMLHSVEESLNWLQNNEHPELIFLDIQLSDGLSFEIFEEIEVKSAIIFTTAYDEYALKAFKLNSIDYLLKPIDDDELAAAVEQFKKQQPKQTDVQVNLDDIRKLLVNPVDRKFKKRLSIKVGQHIKIIHIDEIECFYSENKSTYIHTSENRNYLLDNSLENWQEQLDPEQFFRVNRTFIIHINAIKDIVAYSNSRLKLILHSYNEQEIIVSRERVKDFKNWID, encoded by the coding sequence ATGAACGTATTAATTATAGAAGATGAAAAGCCTGCTGCAAGAAGACTAAGTAGAATGCTTGCAGAACTAGGTATAGAAGTACAACAAATGTTGCACTCTGTAGAAGAATCTTTAAATTGGCTGCAGAACAATGAACATCCAGAATTAATATTTTTAGACATTCAATTATCTGATGGTTTGTCTTTCGAGATTTTTGAAGAAATAGAGGTAAAATCTGCTATAATCTTTACAACAGCTTATGATGAGTATGCTCTAAAGGCCTTTAAACTAAATAGTATAGATTATCTTTTAAAGCCAATAGATGATGATGAGTTAGCTGCAGCAGTAGAGCAGTTTAAAAAACAACAACCAAAACAAACTGATGTACAAGTAAATCTAGATGATATTCGAAAGCTTTTGGTAAATCCTGTTGATAGAAAATTTAAGAAAAGACTTTCAATTAAAGTTGGTCAACATATAAAGATTATTCATATTGATGAGATTGAATGCTTTTACAGCGAAAATAAATCGACCTACATTCATACTTCAGAAAACCGAAATTACTTGTTAGACAACTCTTTAGAAAACTGGCAAGAACAATTAGATCCAGAACAATTTTTTAGGGTAAATAGAACGTTTATTATTCATATAAACGCAATAAAAGATATTGTTGCTTATTCAAATTCACGTTTAAAACTAATTCTACACTCTTATAATGAGCAAGAAATAATTGTAAGTAGAGAGCGTGTAAAAGATTTTAAAAATTGGATTGACTAA
- a CDS encoding aspartate aminotransferase family protein, whose translation MSLFNVYPLFDITPVKAKDVFVYDENNTQYLDLYGGHAVISIGHSHPKYVAAISDQVSKMGFYSNSIQNPLQSNLAKKIVSLSGCKDYTLFLCNSGAEANENALKLASFHNQKHKVIAFKNGFHGRTSAAVAATDNQKIIAPLNAQQEVEILELGDLKGLETALRKNDVCAVIIEFIQGVGGLDQSTAEFYEGADALCKKYNTCFIADEVQSGFGRSGDFFAFQKFKVTPDIISIAKGMGNGFPIGGILIHLNIKASFGLLGTTFGGNHLASVACTTVLEVIEEEKLMENVKMISKYFVEKAKSIPEIKNIKGRGLMLGLEFDAPIADLRKRLIFNQHVFTGSAKNPNLLRILPPLTLKKEHVDAFFDALKSEL comes from the coding sequence ATGAGTTTATTTAATGTTTACCCTTTGTTCGATATTACCCCAGTAAAAGCAAAAGATGTTTTTGTATACGATGAGAATAATACTCAATATTTAGATTTGTATGGTGGTCATGCAGTAATATCAATTGGGCATTCGCATCCTAAATATGTAGCTGCAATTTCTGATCAAGTTTCAAAAATGGGATTTTATAGTAACTCTATTCAGAATCCTCTACAGTCTAATTTGGCAAAGAAAATAGTTTCACTTTCTGGCTGTAAAGATTACACGTTATTTTTATGTAATTCAGGTGCAGAAGCCAACGAAAATGCTTTAAAATTAGCTTCATTTCACAATCAGAAACATAAAGTTATTGCCTTTAAAAATGGTTTTCATGGTAGAACATCTGCTGCAGTTGCAGCTACAGATAATCAAAAAATTATTGCGCCTTTAAATGCACAACAAGAAGTAGAAATTTTAGAGTTGGGCGATTTAAAAGGTTTAGAAACTGCATTAAGAAAGAACGATGTTTGTGCTGTAATCATTGAATTTATTCAGGGTGTTGGTGGTTTAGACCAAAGTACAGCTGAATTTTATGAAGGTGCAGACGCTCTATGCAAAAAATACAATACCTGTTTTATAGCAGATGAAGTGCAATCTGGTTTTGGTAGATCTGGAGATTTCTTCGCTTTCCAAAAATTTAAAGTTACTCCTGATATTATTTCAATTGCAAAAGGAATGGGTAATGGATTTCCTATTGGCGGAATTCTAATTCACCTAAATATAAAAGCATCTTTTGGTTTATTAGGTACAACCTTTGGTGGAAATCACCTAGCCTCTGTTGCCTGCACAACTGTTTTAGAAGTGATAGAGGAAGAAAAGTTGATGGAAAATGTAAAGATGATTTCAAAATACTTTGTTGAGAAAGCCAAAAGCATTCCTGAAATTAAAAATATAAAAGGCCGTGGTTTAATGTTAGGTTTAGAGTTCGATGCACCTATTGCAGACTTAAGAAAAAGACTAATATTCAATCAACATGTTTTTACAGGGAGTGCAAAGAATCCTAATTTGTTAAGAATTCTTCCTCCTTTAACACTAAAAAAAGAACATGTAGATGCATTTTTTGATGCTTTAAAATCTGAGTTATAA